A region of Theileria annulata chromosome 2, complete sequence, *** SEQUENCING IN PROGRESS *** DNA encodes the following proteins:
- a CDS encoding SfiI-subtelomeric fragment related protein family member, putative (chr2.C.cand.370 - hypothetical protein), whose amino-acid sequence MVKNNICKLTADKKNGDSYDPDDCDLIVLDLNNEEKNDKYTYLKRNDYKEYSGNSFVWESSSKNDFTFLTLFYDGDEKYIVIFPYVGNLILLRKSDNGSWINLKTNLNLRKLKICINNGNLLSFGYYYFDLQNFNLKFIFLHFCEVVFYEGNLIYNHCDRPLNGYPYSLSFNLLDDTFSIHLMDESILTYQNVMKELPEIKHCALTKNENCYNTSQSTVKRKLEYSKDQKLIKKKKLKHDRRKYMCSYSANFYDPKIDVNAEIVFLDSNMIMSTDKFVAYCSGSYRDYLIRKGFAFGGVDESSEDCGIPFDEEYPSYQITVTRSFYELPENRDLEYKPRSNPDYLGSMKPDITKFKFYGNDDIEIKSDDMEVCYDDLFYVIKFKTELHRVVYDGKEYWNYNNNKNNGFPIKIYFTDYNNDMNVCFNDGKIEKVKIKVLYIKMFKTDEFGNRVMITDKEYKVSRPEKDKRLYKLKEGVKCTEIWHDDREFVWKHKEGDPYPISIVYDNHLFSISLRYDSYFIVLLRGLCSMIWNPKIYYIPKYFKLYKLDKNGNKLELNDKDYDSNCTHFGRFTYDLKKKVECVELKFKGETLWKHEQSQPYPHSFGYSAYHETITAFCEGFNIRMVCTKGIWNSYLVGPYIPVC is encoded by the exons atggtaaagaataatatttgtaaattaactGCTGATAAAAAAAATGGCGATTCTTATGACCCCGATGATTGTGACTTGATTGTACTGGACcttaataatgaagaaaagaATGATAAATATACGTATCTTAAGAGGAATGACTATAAAGAATATTCT GGAAACAGTTTTGTATGGGAATCCTCATCCAAGAACGACTTCACATTTCTAACACTGTTTTACGACGGTGATGAGaagtatatagtaattttCCCATATGTAGGAAATCTAATACTTTTGCGAAAATCAGATAATGGTTCCTGGATTAATTTAAAGACCAACCTCAATTTGaggaaattaaaaatttgtataaataatggaaATTTACTTTCATTTGGttactattattttgatCTTCAAAACTTTAACttaaaattcatatttcttcatttttgtGAAGTGGTTTTTTATGAAGgaaatttgatttataaCCACTGTGATAGGCCATTAAATGGATATCCATATTCATTGtcctttaatttattagatgaCACTTTCTCAATTCACCTAATGGATGAATCTATACTAACATATCAAAATGTAATGAAAGAATTACCCGAAATAAAACATTGTGCCCTTACTAAAAACGAAAATTGTTACAACACTTCACAGTCCACTGTTAAACGTAAACTCGAATATTCTAAGGatcaaaaattgattaaaaaaaagaaattaaaacacGATAGACGAAAATATATGTGTTCATATAGTGCTAATTTTTATGATCCCAAAATTGACGTTAATGCTGAAATTGTCTTTCTTGATTCCAATATGATTATGTCTACTGATAAGTTCGTCGCATATTGTTCAGGATCATATAGGGATTATTTAATCAGAAAAGGGTTTGCATTTGGAGGTGTAGACGAAAGTTCAGAAGATTGTGGAATTCCATTTGATGAAGAGTATCCTTCATATCAAATAACTGTTACTAGATCATTTTATGAATTGCCTGAAAATCGTGATCTCGAGTATAAGCCAAGATCTAATCCAGATTATTTAGGTTCTATGAAGCCAGATATAACTAAGTTTAAGTTCTACGGCAATGACGATATTGAGATCAAGTCTGATGATATGGAAGTCTGCTATGACGACTTATTTTATGTAATAAAGTTTAAGACTGAATTACACAGAGTGGTTTATGATGGCAAGGAGTATTGGAATTACAAcaataataagaataatgGATTTCCTATCAAAATATACTTCACCGACTACAACAATGATATGAATGTGTGCTTCAATGATGGGAAAATTGAGAAGGTAAAGATTAAGGTACTATATATCAAAATGTTCAAGACTGATGAGTTTGGTAATAGGGTAATGATAACTGACAAAGAGTACAAAGTCTCAAGGCCTGAAAAGGACAAACgactatataaattaaaggaaGGTGTTAAGTGTACAGAGATATGGCATGATGATCGTGAGTTTGTGTGGAAGCACAAGGAAGGTGACCCTTATCCAATTTCAATTGTTTATGATaatcatttattttcaataagCTTAAGATATGATTCATActttattgttttattgAGAGGACTTTGTAGCATGATATGGAATCCCAAGATATACTATATTCcgaaatattttaaactatATAAACTGGATAAGAATGGTAACAAATTAGAATTGAATGATAAAGACTATGATTCAAATTGTACCCATTTCGGAAGATTTACTTATGATTTGAAGAAAAAAGTCGAATGTGTTGAGCTTAAGTTTAAAGGTGAAACCCTTTGGAAACATGAACAGTCCCAACCATATCCACATTCATTCGGTTACTCTGCTTATCACGAAACAATTACGGCATTCTGTGAAGGTTTTAACATTAGGATGGTATGTACAAAAGGTATTTGGAATTCTTATCTCGTTGGGCCATATATTCCTGTGTGTTAA
- a CDS encoding uncharacterized protein (chr2.C.cand.373 - hypothetical protein), with amino-acid sequence MVIEYENGFVLNRTSTDDGVIDSSDISSDYDEEESIINHVNRDLELITRDQDGNYVDVPLDLHTSFVKNGRFNADLFPGSKLEMIKWSYEEVHRHEGGDYPIRLEVNDDGFLLYYLYKCVSLTKEWNSWLQKSINYPSFFKFYSFPDRNIAEEYLRSANNEGAPRNRVGGSPPSKLGLAEPTEYILSGIPTMMTDKTSNECIRPLFYNLPREQIDDFRRMAEDYETSLLDYDIEHLEYSKFRYPFIPNSNTNVIKIFEKIMVLKNDDEKLVEFEVDIFTKIIKICTLKNDYEFNYSELENGETPTRRTIEIVQNHNNMEYRQSCIRGNDRITRIWEEVISLYNRRR; translated from the coding sequence ATGGTTATCGAATACGAAAATGGTTTTGTATTAAATAGAACATCAACCGACGACGGAGTTATCGACAGCAGCGATATTTCGTCTGATTACGATGAAGAAGAGTCTATTATTAATCATGTAAATCGTGATCTGGAGCTCATAACGCGTGACCAAGATGGAAACTATGTTGATGTGCCCCTGGATCTTCATACTAGTTTCGTTAAAAATGGTCGATTCAATGCTGACCTTTTCCCTGGATCAAAACTCGAAATGATTAAGTGGTCTTATGAAGAAGTTCATCGTCATGAGGGTGGTGACTATCCAATTAGGCTTGAAGTTAATGATGACGGGTTTTTACTTTACTATTTGTACAAATGTGTTTCATTGACAAAAGAATGGAATTCATGGCTTCAAAAAAGCATCAACTATCCCTCtttctttaaattctaCTCATTTCCTGACAGAAACATTGCTGAAGAATATTTGAGATCAGCTAACAATGAAGGGGCTCCTAGGAATCGCGTTGGAGGTTCACCACCAAGTAAACTTGGTTTAGCTGAACCGACTGAATATATACTTTCGGGTATTCCTACGATGATGACAGACAAAACCTCAAACGAATGTATTCGTCCGttattctataatttacCCCGGGAACAAATTGATGATTTTCGCAGAATGGCTGAAGATTATGAAACATCCTTGTTGGACTATGACATTGAACATCTAGAATACTCTAAATTCAGGTATCCATTCATTCCAAACAGTAATAcaaatgttattaaaatttttgaaaaaattatggtattaaaaaatgatgatgaaaaaCTAGTTGAATTTGAGGTGGAcatttttactaaaattatcaaaatttgCACCCTCAAGAATgattatgaatttaattattctgAACTCGAAAATGGAGAAACACCAACAAGGAGAACGATTGAGATAGTACAGAATCATAACAATATGGAATATCGACAATCATGTATAAGGGGTAATGACAGGATTACTAGAATATGGGAAGAAGTAATAAGTCTGTATAACAGAAGAAGATaa
- a CDS encoding uncharacterized protein (chr2.cand.142 - hypothetical protein) yields the protein MALNSIVYNCNYTSNVNTKKKKWYSGLLKAVCNHGSISLSLYELNEYSNNFGRLVDTLDIFKSDLDSLSGREFITPRNIIDVIDVFQKEEFMFTNFIPAKPIIRTGLQKFSAPRPFTNTTKSDTNNHTDNCNSKIDNSFTHINYNKSIPNKQVNVPCDIETDVNQTMLVKKNIELSKFDYKSPNTSKSLVVEDILKNVDFNLKQI from the exons atGGCTCTAAATTCGATTGTGTATAATTGCAACTACACCTCTAACGTTAACACTAAAAAGAAGAAGTGGTACTCTGGACTTTTGAAGGCTGTCTGTAACCATGGTTCAATTAGCCTTTCTCTATACGAGTTAAATGAATACTCTAACAACTTTGGAAGACTCGTTGATACTCTCGATATTTTCAAGTCTGATTTGGACTCCCTTTCAGG TCGTGAGTTCATTACGCCTCGAAACATCATTGATGTCATTGACGTTTTTCAAAAGGAAGAATTTATGTTTACCAATTTTATTCCTGCTAAACCAATTATTAGAACCGGGCTTCAAAAGTTTTCAGCTCCCAGGCCATTTACAAACACTACAAAATCTGATACTAATAATCACACCGACAACTGCAATAGTAAAATTGACAATAGCTTCAcacatattaattataacaAGTCAATACCAAACAAGCAAGTGAATGTTCCATGTGATATTGAGACTGATGTCAATCAGACTATGCTAGTTAAGAAAAATATTGAACTATCTAAGTTCGACTATAAATCACCTAATACCTCTAAAAGCTTGGTAGTAGAGGACATTTTAAAGAACGTAGACTTTAAtctaaaacaaatataa
- a CDS encoding uncharacterized protein (chr2.cand.141 - hypothetical protein;~1 probable transmembrane helix predicted for TA12245 by TMHMM2.0 at aa 9-31): MVSIRIKRTVCILIPLFHILFLNFTLHIYSLSTSQNQKSTEKVNLSSSNAYYYNQPYGQGYNYYNSANYSNILPDNLTIEVLPNDDDDDGTFILNKILQTVILSSVYFEMLMDTPIL, encoded by the exons atggtttcaataagaataaaaagaaCAGTTTGTATACTAATTCCGCTTTTTCACATTCTTTTCCTCAATTTCACACTACACATCTACTCTTTATCAACTTCACAAAACCAAAAATCCACG gAAAAGGTAAATTTATCTTCATCTAACGCTTACTATTATAACCAACCTTATGGCCAGGGCTATAACTACTACAATTCTGCCAATTATTCTAACATTCTACCTGACAATTTG ACAATTGAGGTTCTTCCCAACGACGACGACGACGATGGTACTTTTATacttaataaaattcttcAGACGGTTATCTTAAGTTCGGTTTACTTCGAGATGCTTATGGATACTCCGATTCTATAA
- a CDS encoding uncharacterized protein (all_bases.C.cand.267 - WD repeat protein;~WD repeat protein, putative), with product MDSVQKNSGDLDPYNGSYDLHRELFGHERGVRCGCNIGENHLSLLNSADSSDNHVFNHEYLVTGGAEGDVVVWKLTNLGYCNIVSRFMAHVNTVMCIVPSQLLNDFLDMSSLESNPNEELTLYEHQLCVYTCGRDKLIHRVNLAGKKLLTLEGHDDVVCSLHEMPDSSKLVSGSWDGTAIVWDVLSGTQQYRIQSTQYKYSVYVNSLVTGEVVSAMQNGDLCFWNGRNLVKSKKLHDDAIRAVSIKDNYLTCSNDCTIKCFNDSLCLLFSMELHEGFVYDVRHSKEFDVAFSASEDKTVRVWSTKNGQLLQTIALESSVWQVVETTYNGIATIELSGKVTLWKLKPGKTPIQPNNKLECVVKPKVTRTSGVKILDMTLFKKFNSEKAKELILKYSEENKTLLDTELLYVKQFFQNDTSNLRDSYDISWVVKMLDWPVAERLPVFDLIKASSIYLFTEQLFKTRNQGSKVIFSANEALKNSDNPQLFSVCLQMFANLLHPSISRSVMFRHFESIMESVSVICGISNKLIQQPLSVLCQNFAIACVHNNETNVINHIVLLISKSLAICNEDLKTDSPFSAPVSLRHFMTLELLIHNFPQTTEYCHGHQLKTVLESLSKLLIDKKLVDSNSLGTINYLLNNLS from the exons ATGGATTCTGTCCAGAAAAATTCAGGGGATTTGGACCCTTATAACGGTTCATACGACTTACATAGAGAATTATTTGGCCATGAAAGGGGTGTTAGATGTGGTTGTAACATTGGGGAGAACCACCTATCATTGCTCAATTCAGCAGATTCTTCCGATAACCACGTCTTTAATCACGAGTATTTGGTTACAGGAGGAGCAGAAGGTGACGTGGTCGTTTggaaattaacaaatttggGATATTGTAACATAGTTTCGAGGTTCATGGCCCACGTAAACACGGTTATGTGTATAGTACCTTCACAACTTCTTAACGATTTCTTGGATATGTCATCACTGGAGTCTAACCCTAACGAAGAATTAACACTTTATGAGCACCAACTGTGTGTGTACACGTGCGGTAGGGATAAACTAATACATAGGGTTAATCTAGCAGGGAAGAAGCTGTTAACTCTAGAG GGGCATGATGATGTGGTGTGTAGTTTACACGAGATGCCAGATTCAAGTAAACTTGTAAGCGGAAGTTGGGACGGAACAGCAATTGTCTGGGACGTATTGTCAGGAACTCAACAATATCGCATTCAGTCGACCcaatataaatattcag TTTATGTGAATAGTCTGGTTACTGGGGAAGTAGTATCTGCCATGCAGAATGGAGACCTGTGCTTTTGGAACGGACGAAACTTGGTTAAATCAAAGA AGTTGCACGATGATGCAATTAGAGCGGTCAGTATCAAAGACAACTACCTAACGTGTTCTAACGATTGCACCATTAAGTGCTTTAACGATTCGCTGTGTTTGCTCTTTAGCATGGAGCTCCACGAAGGATTTGTCTACG ATGTAAGACACTCCAAAGAGTTCGATGTGGCGTTCAGCGCCTCGGAGGATAAAACAGTGAGAGTTTGGAGCACTAAAAATGGCCAACTGTTGCAAACAATAGCACTGGAGTCGTCAGTATGGCAG gTGGTTGAGACGACATATAATGGAATAGCAACAATTGAACTTAGTGGGAAAGTAACTCTGTGGAAATTAAAACCAGGAAAAACACCTATACAACCTAACAACAAACTG GAGTGTGTAGTAAAGCCTAAGGTTACCAGAACTAGTGGAGTAAAGATACTTGATATGACACTGTTCAAGAAGTTCAACAGCGAGAAGGCTAAGGAATTAATACTCAAGTACTCTGAAGAAAACAAG ACGTTGCTGGACACTGAACTGCTGTACGTTAAACAGTTCTTTCAAAACGACACATCAAACCTGAGAGATTC ataTGATATTTCGTGGGTTGTGAAGATGTTGGACTGGCCCGTGGCTGAGAGGTTGCCTGTCTTTGACCTGATCAAGGCCTCAAgcatttatttatttacagAGCAGTTGTTTAAAACAAGAAACCAAGG GTCTAAAGTTATCTTCTCAGCAAATGAAGCCCTTAAAAACTCCGATAATCCGCAATTGTTCTCAGTGTGCCTACAAATGTTCGCCAATCTCTTACACCCTTCAATCTCAAGATCAGTCATGTTCAGGCATTTCGAATCG ATAATGGAATCTGTGTCTGTAATTTGTGGAATTAGTAATAAGTTAATCCAACAGCCATTGTCAGTATTGTGCCAGAACTTTGCAATTGCATGCGTTCACAACAATGAGACAAATGTTATAAATCacattgttttattaattagCAAGTCACTCGCAATATGTAATGAGGATTTAAAGACCGATTCTCCATTTTCTGCGCCAGTTTCATTGAGGCATTTTATGACGCTTGAACTCCTCATTCACAATTTCCCACAAACTACTGAATATTGCCACGGCCACCAGCTGAAGACGGTTTTGGAGTCATTATCCAAGCTTTTAATTGACAAAAAACTCGTTGATTCAAACTCCTTAGGCACAATTAATTACCTACTGAATAATCTGAGCTGA
- a CDS encoding uncharacterized protein (chr2.C.cand.371 - hypothetical protein), whose product MVIEYENGFVLNRTSTDDGVIDSSDISSDYDEEESIINHVNRHLELITRDQDGNYVDVPLDLHTSFVKNGRFNADLFPGSKLEMIKWSYEEVHRHEGGDYPIRLEVNDDGFLLYYLYKCVSLTKEWNSWLQKSINYPSFFKFYSFPDRNIAEEYLRSANNEGAPRNRVGGSPPSKLGLAEPTEYILSGIPTMMTDKTSNECIRPLFYNLPREQIDDFRRMAEDYETSLLDYDIEHLEYSKFRYPFIPNSNTNVIKIFEKIMVLKNDDEKLVEFEVDIFTKIIKICTLKNDYEFNYSELENGETPTRRTIEIVQNHNNMEYRQSCIRGNDRITRIWEEVISLYNRRR is encoded by the coding sequence ATGGTTATCGAATACGAAAATGGTTTTGTATTAAATAGAACATCAACCGACGACGGAGTTATCGACAGCAGCGATATTTCGTCTGATTACGATGAAGAAGAGTCTATTATTAATCATGTAAATCGTCATCTGGAGCTCATAACGCGTGACCAAGATGGAAACTATGTTGATGTGCCCCTGGATCTTCATACTAGTTTCGTTAAAAATGGTCGATTCAATGCTGACCTTTTCCCTGGATCAAAACTCGAAATGATTAAGTGGTCTTATGAAGAAGTTCATCGTCATGAGGGTGGTGACTATCCAATTAGGCTTGAAGTTAATGATGACGGGTTTTTACTTTACTATTTGTACAAATGTGTTTCATTGACAAAAGAATGGAATTCATGGCTTCAAAAAAGCATCAACTATCCCTCtttctttaaattctaCTCATTTCCTGACAGAAACATTGCTGAAGAATATTTGAGATCAGCTAACAATGAAGGGGCTCCTAGGAATCGCGTTGGAGGTTCACCACCAAGTAAACTTGGTTTAGCTGAACCGACTGAATATATACTTTCGGGTATTCCTACGATGATGACAGACAAAACCTCAAACGAATGTATTCGTCCGttattctataatttacCCCGGGAACAAATTGATGATTTTCGCAGAATGGCTGAAGATTATGAAACATCCTTGTTGGACTATGACATTGAACATCTAGAATACTCTAAATTCAGGTATCCATTCATTCCAAACAGTAATAcaaatgttattaaaatttttgaaaaaattatggtattaaaaaatgatgatgaaaaaCTAGTTGAATTTGAGGTGGAcatttttactaaaattatcaaaatttgCACCCTCAAGAATgattatgaatttaattattctgAACTCGAAAATGGAGAAACACCAACAAGGAGAACGATTGAGATAGTACAGAATCATAACAATATGGAATATCGACAATCATGTATAAGGGGTAATGACAGGATTACTAGAATATGGGAAGAAGTAATAAGTCTGTATAACAGAAGAAGATaa
- a CDS encoding SfiI-subtelomeric fragment related protein family member, putative (chr2.C.cand.372 - hypothetical protein): MVKNNICKLTADKENGHSYDPDDSDLIVLDLNNEEKNNKYTYLKRNDYKEYSGNSFVWESSSKNDFTFLTLFYDGDEKYIVIFPYVGNLILLRKSDNGSWINIKTNLNLRKLKICINNGNLLAFDYYYFDLQNFNLKFIFLHFCEVVFYEGNLIYNHCDRPLNGYPYSLSFNLLDDTFSIHLMDESILTYQNVKKEVPEIKHCALTKNDSFYNTSRSTLKRKLEDYKDQKLIKKKKLKHDRRKYMCSYCSNFYYPKIDVNAKLVFLDSNMIMSTDKFVSYCGWSYRDFKIRKGFAFGGVDESSENCGIPFEEKYPSYQITVRRSFYELPENRDLEYKQRSNPDYLSSMKPDITKFKFYGNDDIEIKSDDMEVCYDDLFYVIKFKTELHRVVYDGKEYWNYNNNKNNGLPIKIYFTDYNNDMNVCFNDGKIEKVKIKVLYIKMFKTDEFGNRVMITDKEYKVSRPEKDKRLYKLKEGVKCTEIWHDDREFVWKHKDGDPYPISIVYDNQLFSISLRYDSYFIVLLRGLVSMIWEPMIYYIPKYFKLYKLDKNGNKLELNDKDYDSNCTHFGRFTYDLKKKVECVELKFKGETLWKHEQSQPYPHSFGYSAYHETITAFCKTFRIRMVCTKGIWNSSLVGPYIPVC; the protein is encoded by the exons atggtaaagaataatatttgtaaattaactGCTGATAAAGAAAATGGCCATTCTTATGATCCCGATGATTCTGACTTAATTGTACTGGACCTcaataatgaagaaaagaataataaatatacgTATCTTAAGAGGAATgattataaagaatattCT GGAAACAGTTTTGTATGGGAATCCTCATCCAAGAACGACTTCACATTTCTAACACTGTTTTACGATGGTGATGAGaagtatatagtaattttCCCATATGTAGGAAATCTAATACTTTTGCGAAAATCAGATAATGGTTCCTGGATTAATATAAAGACAAACCTCAATTTGaggaaattaaaaatttgtataaataatggaaATTTACTTGCATTTgattactattattttgaCCTTCAAAACTTTAACttaaaattcatatttcttcatttttgtGAAGTGGTTTTTTATGAAGgaaatttgatttataaCCACTGTGATAGGCCATTAAATGGATATCCATAttcattatcatttaatttattagatgaCACTTTCTCAATTCACCTAATGGATGAATCTATACTAACATATCAAAATGTAAAGAAAGAAGTACCTGAAATAAAACATTGTGCCCTTACTAAAAACGATAGTTTTTACAACACTTCACGGTCCACTCTTAAACGTAAACTCGAAGATTATAAGGatcaaaaattgattaaaaaaaagaaattaaaacacGATAGACGAAAGTATATGTGTTCATATTGttctaatttttattatccCAAAATTGACGTTAATGCTAAACTTGTCTTTCTTGATTCCAATATGATTATGTCTACTGATAAGTTCGTATCTTATTGTGGATGGTCATATAGggattttaaaataagaAAAGGGTTTGCATTTGGAGGCGTAGACGAAAGTTCTGAAAATTGTGGAATTCCATTTGAGGAAAAGTATCCTTCATATCAAATAACTGTTCGTAGGTCATTTTATGAATTACCTGAAAATCGTGATCTCGAGTATAAGCAAAGATCTAATCCAGATTATTTAAGTTCTATGAAGCCAGATATAACTAAGTTTAAGTTCTACGGCAATGACGATATTGAGATCAAGTCTGATGATATGGAAGTCTGCTATGACGACTTATTTTATGTAATAAAGTTTAAGACTGAATTACACAGAGTGGTTTATGATGGCAAGGAGTATTGGAATTACAAcaataataagaataatgGACTTCCTATCAAAATATACTTCACCGACTACAACAATGATATGAATGTTTGCTTCAATGATGGGAAAATTGAGAAGGTAAAGATTAAGGTACTATATATCAAAATGTTCAAGACTGATGAGTTTGGTAATAGGGTAATGATAACTGACAAAGAGTACAAAGTCTCAAGGCCTGAAAAGGACAAACgactatataaattaaaggaaGGTGTTAAGTGTACAGAGATATGGCATGATGATCGTGAGTTTGTGTGGAAGCACAAGGATGGTGACCCTTATCCAATTTCAATTGTTTATGATaatcaattattttcaataagCTTAAGATATGATTCATActttattgttttattgAGAGGACTTGTATCAATGATATGGGAACCCATGATATACTATATTCccaaatattttaaactatATAAACTGGATAAGAATGGTAACAAATTAGAATTGAATGATAAAGACTATGATTCAAATTGTACCCATTTCGGAAGGTTTACTTATGATTTGAAGAAAAAAGTCGAATGTGTTGAGCTTAAGTTTAAAGGTGAAACCCTTTGGAAGCATGAACAGTCCCAACCGTATCCACATTCATTCGGTTACTCTGCTTATCACGAAACAATTACGGCATTCTGTAAAACATTTAGAATTAGGATGGTATGTACAAAAGGTATTTGGAATTCATCTCTCGTTGGGCCATATATTCCTGTGTGTTAA
- a CDS encoding uncharacterized protein (chr2.C.cand.374 - hypothetical protein, low similarity to 50S ribosomal S9), translating into MINNINIANNFNYLLLIKRNKILCTRGTISRRTWYPRVDSKKISVVLLKDSEGLGKSGEIVTTSRGFANYHLFPNGIAAYANWYNIDLYCTKDPDHTTHSTKRDVITAEFSSKDVKPEYILFSSRFRKFDVNFDVRTFASDTTRLCSPISIYQILDEFSNKYTIDVIPSQIKEIRCKDTGSVIDLFDSFEYLSFSTVGTFEITIKFPLTDDPDNSIIFTLSINSLDYS; encoded by the exons atgataaataatataaacattgccaataattttaattatttactattaattaaaagaaataaGATATTATGTACACGAGGAACTATCTCCCGTAGGACCTGGTATCCTCGAGTGGATAGTAAGAAGATAAGCGTAGTTTTACTCAAGGATTCCGAAGGTTTGGGCAAATCAGGGGAAATCGTAACTACTTCCAGAGGTTTTGCTAATTATCATCTTTTTCCAAATGGCATCGCAGCTTACGCGAACTGGTATAACATTGATCTTTACTGCACTAAGGATCCAGATCATACTACACACTCAACTAAAC GAGATGTAATAACGGCCGAATTTTCATCAAAGGATGTTAAGCctgaatatatattattcagCAGTCGTTTTAGAAAGTTTGATGTTAATTTTGATGTTAGAACTTTTGCTTCTGATACCACAAGACTATGTTCACCAATATCAATATACCAAATTCTCGATGAATTCTCCAATAAATATACCATTGATGTAATTCCATCCCAGATAAAAGAAATAAGGTGTAAGGATACCGGCTCAGTCATTGATCTCTTTGATTCTTTCGAATACTTGTCCTTTAGTACCGTTGGTACCTTCGAAATTACCATCAAATTTCCTCTGACAGACGACCCTGATAattctataatatttaCCCTTTCCATTAATTCTCTGGATTACTCGTAA